DNA sequence from the Coffea arabica cultivar ET-39 chromosome 11c, Coffea Arabica ET-39 HiFi, whole genome shotgun sequence genome:
GACTTGAATGCTGAGAAGCAAGTGCTTGAACAGAGATTCTTGGAGGTATTTTGGGATTCTTTGCCAGGTCCTTGCAGCATTCCAGGCTCAGCTTCTCGTAGTTCAGACATCTGCAGAGTCTTGAACGCTCTTCTAGTGAAAGTGCAGGATGAGACTGCGAGGATCAGCGCCATAATTAGTTCAACCAAACCTCAAGCTAGATTTATGAGAATCCTCTCCTATGACATCTTCCTACTGCACACTGATTACGCTAGAGAAGGTACTTCATCTGATGGATGGAATTATCATCCTGGATTAACATTCTGAAAAGGAGGCCATAGACAAATCCTATTCCAGAACTTTTATTCTACTATTTCAACTGATTCCAGGGATGCCTTTGCCAATTCAATTCCTTCAATATACTAAGTTGCAGAAAGTGCTTTAAATTAACCACAAAATATTATTGTATGTGAGCCATGAAATGTTAATTCCATGAATATTTGCCTCGAacaagatgaagaagaagaagaaatcatcCCTGAATATTATTATTACCGGAACTACTAAGCCCAGTTCATATCTATACACAAAATTTTGAGGACCTAAATGTgcagtaaagaaaagaaatatgatAGTTTACACACCGGCAGTGTTTATAAGATTTTACTCAAAGAAATAATCTTCCGGGACAAAAATGCTTAAAAGATTCCATTGGGTAGAAAGATACGAGGATATAATTGTGAATGTGGTTTAAAATATTTCCAGTGGAGTACAATCTATCTATGTGCtccattattattttacaaacaaTTGGGCGTCAGAAGTTTCTTTCACAATCGTTAGCACAAAGAGATAAGGCATCATTTTCAACCAGACCAAGTAACACTTTTGAAATTCTACTATTGTCTTTTCTCTTATTTGTTGTCTTTGTCCATTTTATTCTACCCATcaaattatatatgtatatatgtatatgtatatattttatttACTGTGGAAGTTATGGATAGATAGAAAACGAAGGGGGCCAAATTTCAAAACTTTTTACCTCCTAGTTATTATTCATGATGTgctatctctctctcttctctgaTATGTTTATGGTCAATCACCACCCTTTTCATTCAGTTTGTAATCACTTTtctgaaccaaaaaaaaaaaaaaaaaaaattctgcaacTTATCGAAATCCAGAAAAGTAATTAAAGCTCCACTTAGCTTGAAAAAAATTCTACGTGAGGATTAAGGCCTTGTTCTCAGTTGGTTtaaattttacaaaatctgattaTAAAAACTGATTAAAGAGCATAATCAGAACTTGAATGATTATAGATTTTAGCTTTTTTAttcattaataaatttataatcatGATACAAATGCAATCGAGAATATCACAAAAGTAATAGAAAGCAGTCCAATAATATTCATATAATCTAGTAGTAGGAGCACAAAATTACCTCAAGATAAATGTCAATTGCTCTGTAGACTCCATCAAAGCAGTCTCTAGCACAGTCCGGCAAGCTCTCGGCAACACCAAGAAACCTTGAGATCTTGAGGTTCTGATCAGGCGCTATCTCTcccaagtacttgtccattagCATCCCAACCCTCTTCATCTTCTCCACCGTGACAGCTCCTTCACTCTGAACAAACTGCCTCACCAGCCTCATCACCAGATTCACATCATAAACTCCCGCCCCATCTCGCCCGGACACCAGCAGATCATCCAGCGTTGCCTGATCGAGCACTCCGCCAATCAGTTTCTCCAATCCGGCCCTGCAGTTCCTGCTCAGCCCGAAACCTGAAACGACCCTCAATACCCAAAACAAACTTctgcaagaaaatgaagttcTCGCCGTCAGAACCACCCCGGAAACCGCTGTCTCTGCCAGGCCATTGTACTCGGGAGCCCTTGACTTACTGTTATTGTTGTGCCGACCGGCGGATTTTTGAAGGTAGTGGAGAAGAAACCTCGTGAGGACTGTACTGTTGTTTTCGCCAGCAAATGAACCTAAGCTCTTCGCGAAATACTCTATCGTCTTTGGAGATAGAAGGGTCAAGTCCTCGAACCACCAAAATTTAGTGGCCGCGGGGGAACATCTGAACCTGGATGAAGTTTCCGGGGAGGAGGATGCCGAGGAGGATGAAGCGATGAGCTGGTTTATGTCTGAATTC
Encoded proteins:
- the LOC113716827 gene encoding BTB/POZ domain-containing protein At1g50280-like; this encodes MADLCDLQILVNRQQTFFLNQKILTKYSEKLKRTIRQAKKRTQIRSSGIEIDDFPGGPDGFELVSRFCYNSGATTITVSNVSLLHCCAVFLGMTEKMFSSNLLHQTEVFLQQMFYWSWNDVLACLKSLEPFFSFADSCGLVKKLMCLLLAKIAQNSDINQLIASSSSASSSPETSSRFRCSPAATKFWWFEDLTLLSPKTIEYFAKSLGSFAGENNSTVLTRFLLHYLQKSAGRHNNNSKSRAPEYNGLAETAVSGVVLTARTSFSCRSLFWVLRVVSGFGLSRNCRAGLEKLIGGVLDQATLDDLLVSGRDGAGVYDVNLVMRLVRQFVQSEGAVTVEKMKRVGMLMDKYLGEIAPDQNLKISRFLGVAESLPDCARDCFDGVYRAIDIYLESHPALSLEERSRLCRCLNYEKLSLECCKDLAKNPKIPPRISVQALASQHSSHVPSSADVLFVNDHGSNSTSKSRSPPIAPEKPGSFDLDGYETFGDESFDIRQNIQRMQRRVVELEKVCREMKGQMSRMKKGRLMLNAAAVAHGEALPRMC